One genomic window of Luteitalea pratensis includes the following:
- a CDS encoding RluA family pseudouridine synthase: MKSDQTWGVSGDEEGQRLDKFLAAPGRAGSRSRAADAIARGRVFVDGEEVDAAGGARVMRHGEQVRLWMDRPGSASRTPRPPVRDGLEIVHEDADLVVVNKAAGLLTVPLDGDSSAPSVLALLWDRFRSHRTREPLVVHRIDKDTSGLVLFALHETARAALVAQFAHRTPDRVYLALVNGHPDPAEGTWQDRLTWDEDAFVQRRSRADDPEARDAECAYRIVSTFAEASLLEVRLRTGRQGQIRAQAQLHGHSLVGDRRYRPREGAPGHDLRFPRQALHAQRLAFDHPSDDRRVEFTAPTPADLREFLDKLRRQARQGA, from the coding sequence GTGAAGAGCGACCAGACCTGGGGCGTGTCGGGCGACGAAGAGGGGCAGCGTCTCGACAAGTTCCTCGCGGCACCGGGTCGCGCGGGATCGCGCAGCCGCGCCGCCGATGCGATCGCACGCGGCCGTGTCTTCGTGGATGGCGAAGAGGTCGATGCCGCCGGCGGCGCCCGCGTGATGCGGCACGGAGAACAGGTCCGGCTCTGGATGGACCGTCCCGGCTCGGCCTCGAGGACCCCTCGCCCACCGGTCCGCGACGGCCTCGAAATCGTTCATGAAGACGCGGATCTTGTCGTTGTCAACAAGGCGGCAGGCCTGCTCACCGTCCCGCTCGATGGCGACAGCTCTGCGCCGTCGGTGCTCGCCCTGCTCTGGGACCGCTTCCGCTCGCATCGGACCCGCGAGCCACTGGTCGTCCATCGCATCGACAAGGACACCTCGGGACTCGTCCTCTTCGCGCTGCACGAGACCGCCCGCGCCGCGCTCGTGGCGCAGTTCGCGCATCGCACACCGGACCGCGTCTACCTGGCGCTCGTGAATGGCCACCCCGATCCCGCCGAGGGCACGTGGCAGGACCGGCTCACCTGGGACGAGGACGCCTTCGTCCAGCGACGGTCCCGTGCGGACGACCCGGAGGCCAGGGACGCGGAATGCGCGTACCGCATCGTCTCCACGTTCGCCGAGGCCTCACTGCTCGAAGTCCGCCTGCGCACCGGCCGGCAGGGACAGATCCGCGCGCAAGCGCAGTTGCACGGGCATTCGCTGGTCGGCGATCGCCGCTACCGACCGCGCGAGGGTGCGCCAGGCCACGACTTGCGATTTCCCAGGCAGGCGCTGCACGCGCAGCGGCTGGCGTTCGACCACCCGTCCGATGACCGTCGGGTGGAGTTCACGGCGCCGACACCCGCCGACCTGCGCGAGTTCCTCGACAAGTTGCGGCGGCAGGCTCGCCAGGGAGCGTAG
- a CDS encoding thiol-disulfide oxidoreductase DCC family protein encodes MTPVIIFDGDCLFCQRSVRFIHRHDRANAYRFAARQTSVGTRLLGDVGVGLAPNSMVLIDDEGIWLRSDAVLRIAGRLGAPWSVARILLGVPRPLRDGVYRIVARVRHRLARFLPACELPDAALRAKILD; translated from the coding sequence ATGACGCCCGTGATCATCTTCGACGGCGACTGCCTGTTCTGCCAGCGGTCGGTGCGGTTCATCCACCGCCACGACCGGGCCAACGCGTACCGGTTCGCGGCGCGCCAGACGTCCGTGGGCACGCGCCTGCTCGGCGACGTCGGTGTCGGCCTTGCGCCCAACTCGATGGTGCTGATCGACGACGAGGGGATCTGGCTGCGGTCGGATGCGGTCCTGCGCATCGCCGGCCGGCTGGGTGCGCCCTGGTCAGTCGCCCGGATCCTGCTCGGGGTGCCTCGCCCGCTGCGCGACGGCGTCTACCGCATCGTGGCTCGTGTTCGCCACCGATTGGCGAGGTTCCTGCCGGCCTGCGAGTTACCCGATGCGGCGCTGCGCGCCAAGATTCTCGACTAG
- the truA gene encoding tRNA pseudouridine(38-40) synthase TruA — protein sequence MPRFRLLLEYNGTRYSGWQVQRNARTVQGDLIEAVQTVTGRRDRLEVYGAGRTDAGVHALGQVAHLDVATTLPPATLLTRLNEALPADINVLDVRTVGHRFHARHDAVARRYVYQVSRRRTAFSKPFVWWVRERLDVEAMRRGAASFVGRLDFESFSDDDADEKSTKVQVDAVDVIEDGALVLIRVTGSHFLWRMVRRMVGVLVRVGTGDLREADVGRLLRSDGEDVARLTAPSAGLFLEQVIYPGESFRDDFRGPMRLL from the coding sequence ATGCCTCGCTTCCGCCTCCTGCTCGAGTACAACGGCACCCGGTATTCGGGCTGGCAGGTGCAGCGTAACGCCCGCACGGTGCAGGGCGATCTCATCGAGGCGGTTCAGACAGTCACGGGCAGGCGCGATCGCCTCGAGGTCTACGGTGCCGGGCGCACCGACGCTGGCGTCCATGCCCTGGGACAGGTCGCGCATCTGGACGTGGCAACCACACTGCCGCCGGCGACGCTGCTGACGCGGCTGAACGAGGCCTTGCCTGCCGACATCAACGTGCTCGACGTGCGGACCGTCGGTCATCGGTTTCACGCGCGACACGACGCCGTCGCGCGCCGCTATGTCTACCAGGTCAGCCGCAGGCGGACCGCCTTCTCCAAGCCCTTCGTGTGGTGGGTCCGCGAGCGACTCGACGTCGAGGCCATGCGCCGCGGCGCGGCGAGCTTCGTGGGCCGGTTGGATTTCGAGTCGTTCTCTGATGACGACGCTGACGAGAAGAGCACGAAGGTGCAGGTGGACGCCGTTGACGTGATCGAGGACGGGGCGCTCGTCCTCATCCGCGTCACCGGGTCGCATTTCCTGTGGCGGATGGTGCGGCGGATGGTCGGCGTATTGGTGCGCGTCGGAACGGGCGACTTGCGGGAAGCCGACGTGGGGCGACTCCTGCGCAGCGACGGCGAGGACGTCGCGCGCCTGACGGCACCATCGGCGGGGTTGTTCCTCGAGCAGGTCATCTATCCGGGCGAGTCGTTTCGCGATGACTTCCGGGGGCCGATGCGGCTCCTCTAG
- a CDS encoding efflux RND transporter permease subunit — MHSLADICIRRPVFASMIVLSLVVVGAAAYLGLGVDRFPSVDLPTVRVQTVLPGASPEEVEVLVSQRLEEVINTVEGISELRSVSGQGISLVLITFDLNRNVDVAAQDVRDRVATALNRLPRDARPPVIAKFDNDSTPVMSIALSGNRSVRELTELADKVAKVQFERRPGVGEVLIVGGQERAISVWLEANRLAAYGIPVSAVRDALVRQNADLPGGNVTTDVQERVLRTMGRVQTPADFANIMITNRGGVPLRISDVGRVEDGTKEQRSLARLNGKPTVIMEVRRQSGSNTVAVIDGIKDVMPRVQAQLPGDVKLDIIRDQSIYIYNALHEINTHLVLGSILACLVVMLFMRSWRSTIIAGVAIPASVISTFGMMRALDFTLNSVTMLALVLMVGIVIDDAIVVLENIFRWVEEKKMDSFAAAKAATEEIALPVMATTLSLAIIFIPVSFMSSISGRFLYQFGITAAVAILVSLLVSFTLTPMMSARLLRGEMAKHQDGHASHSRAGFYRHIDGFYTRALGWSMGHRSTIMGVGLLVALSSIPLYSLVRQEYVPTDVDEAEFEVSINAPEGTSVAAMDDAMRRIEHGVRAIRGVRTVLATVGGSFLGAVNQAQMYIRIAPHEERLFSLGRLFKETLKLQPMKAFEGNYNQRQVMGQVRQVVRKFPDLRGGPRNVQTFNFGGGPSDIDVSIQGPVLEDLARFTEELRKKTPDIGIIDADTTLKLDRPELRVQIDRERSADLDVDTQDVATALRLLVGGDDEVTRYRDVSINDDYDVQLRLSDSDRQDVSTIGRLLVPSRDGRLIRLDNLVNIEQSTSPSRVDRLDRQRDARVRGNVAPGFALADRLAAIRGAASDMKLPAGYTVTIGGRGKELEKTFVEFLWAFSLSVIFMYMILAAQFESVIHPFTILLSLPLAVPFALLSLWATGNTLNLFSALGLLVLFGVVKKNSILQIDHMNNLRAQGMPRYQAIIQANRDRLRPILMTTLALVGGMLPLALGTGPGAEERRTIAVVVIGGQTLSLLLTLLVTPVAYSVFEDLAATEGWHRLRMKLSGLKPTPRTAA, encoded by the coding sequence ATGCACTCACTCGCTGACATCTGCATCCGCCGTCCGGTCTTCGCCAGCATGATCGTGCTGTCGCTGGTCGTGGTCGGCGCGGCCGCGTATCTCGGGCTGGGCGTGGACCGGTTCCCGTCGGTCGACCTGCCGACGGTGCGGGTCCAGACGGTGCTGCCCGGCGCCTCGCCCGAAGAGGTCGAGGTGCTGGTCAGCCAGCGTCTCGAGGAAGTGATCAACACCGTCGAGGGCATCTCGGAGCTGCGCAGCGTCTCCGGCCAGGGCATCTCGCTCGTGCTGATCACGTTCGACCTGAACCGCAACGTGGACGTCGCGGCCCAGGATGTGCGCGACCGCGTGGCCACAGCGCTGAACCGGCTCCCGCGCGACGCCCGTCCGCCGGTCATCGCCAAGTTCGACAACGACTCGACTCCGGTCATGTCCATCGCGCTGTCGGGCAACCGTTCGGTGCGCGAACTGACCGAACTGGCCGACAAGGTCGCGAAGGTCCAGTTCGAGCGCCGTCCGGGCGTCGGCGAGGTGCTCATCGTCGGCGGCCAGGAGCGCGCCATCAGCGTGTGGCTCGAGGCCAACCGGCTCGCGGCCTACGGCATCCCCGTCAGTGCCGTGCGCGACGCGCTGGTCCGCCAGAACGCCGACCTGCCGGGAGGCAACGTCACGACCGACGTCCAGGAGCGCGTGCTGCGGACGATGGGCCGCGTCCAGACGCCGGCCGACTTCGCCAACATCATGATCACCAACCGGGGCGGCGTGCCGCTGCGGATCAGCGATGTCGGTCGGGTCGAGGACGGCACCAAGGAGCAGCGAAGCCTGGCCAGGCTCAACGGCAAGCCGACAGTGATCATGGAGGTGCGCCGGCAGTCCGGCTCGAACACCGTGGCCGTCATCGACGGCATCAAGGACGTGATGCCGCGCGTCCAGGCGCAGTTGCCTGGCGACGTCAAGCTCGACATCATCCGCGACCAGTCGATCTACATCTACAACGCCCTGCACGAGATCAACACCCATCTCGTGCTCGGCAGCATCCTGGCGTGCCTCGTCGTGATGCTGTTCATGCGCAGCTGGCGCTCGACGATCATCGCCGGCGTCGCGATTCCGGCCTCGGTGATCTCGACGTTCGGCATGATGCGGGCGCTCGATTTCACGCTCAACAGCGTGACCATGCTCGCGCTGGTGCTGATGGTCGGCATCGTCATCGACGACGCGATCGTGGTGCTCGAGAACATCTTCCGGTGGGTGGAAGAGAAGAAGATGGACAGCTTTGCCGCCGCCAAAGCGGCGACCGAGGAGATCGCGCTGCCGGTCATGGCGACGACGCTCAGCCTGGCCATCATCTTCATCCCGGTCTCGTTCATGTCGAGCATCTCGGGACGGTTCCTGTACCAGTTCGGCATCACTGCGGCGGTCGCCATCCTGGTGAGTCTCCTCGTGAGCTTCACGCTGACGCCGATGATGAGCGCCAGACTGCTGCGTGGAGAGATGGCCAAACACCAGGACGGCCACGCCAGCCACTCGCGTGCAGGCTTCTATCGGCACATCGACGGGTTCTACACCAGGGCCCTGGGCTGGTCGATGGGCCACCGCTCGACCATCATGGGCGTCGGTCTCCTGGTGGCGCTCTCGTCGATCCCGCTCTATAGCCTCGTCAGGCAGGAATACGTCCCCACCGACGTCGACGAAGCCGAATTCGAAGTGAGCATCAACGCGCCCGAGGGAACGAGCGTCGCAGCGATGGACGACGCGATGCGACGGATCGAGCACGGCGTACGAGCGATTCGGGGCGTCCGCACCGTGCTGGCCACTGTGGGTGGGAGCTTCCTCGGCGCCGTGAACCAGGCCCAGATGTACATCCGCATCGCGCCGCACGAGGAACGGCTGTTCTCGCTCGGTCGGCTCTTCAAGGAGACCCTGAAGCTGCAGCCGATGAAGGCGTTCGAGGGCAATTACAACCAGCGGCAGGTGATGGGCCAGGTGCGGCAGGTCGTGCGCAAGTTCCCGGACTTGCGCGGCGGGCCACGAAATGTGCAAACCTTCAACTTCGGCGGCGGGCCGTCCGATATCGACGTCTCCATCCAGGGGCCGGTGCTGGAAGACCTCGCGCGGTTCACCGAGGAACTGCGCAAGAAGACGCCGGACATCGGGATCATCGACGCCGACACTACACTCAAGCTGGATCGCCCGGAGCTGCGCGTCCAGATCGACCGCGAGCGCTCCGCCGATCTCGACGTCGACACGCAGGATGTGGCAACCGCGTTGCGCCTGCTCGTGGGTGGCGACGACGAGGTGACGCGCTATCGCGACGTCTCGATCAACGACGACTACGACGTGCAGCTCCGCCTGAGTGATTCTGATCGTCAGGACGTCTCGACGATCGGCCGGCTCCTGGTGCCCTCACGGGATGGTCGATTGATCCGGCTTGACAACCTGGTGAACATCGAGCAGTCCACCAGTCCGTCCCGTGTGGATCGGCTGGACCGGCAGCGCGACGCGCGCGTCCGCGGCAACGTCGCGCCAGGCTTCGCCCTGGCCGACCGCCTGGCGGCGATTCGAGGAGCGGCTTCCGACATGAAGCTGCCGGCCGGTTACACCGTGACCATTGGCGGCCGCGGCAAGGAACTCGAAAAGACGTTCGTCGAATTCCTGTGGGCGTTCTCGCTGTCGGTGATCTTCATGTACATGATCCTGGCGGCGCAGTTCGAGAGCGTGATCCACCCGTTCACGATCCTGCTATCGCTGCCGCTGGCGGTACCGTTCGCACTCCTGTCGCTCTGGGCGACCGGCAACACGCTGAACCTGTTCTCGGCCCTGGGACTGCTGGTGCTGTTCGGCGTCGTGAAGAAGAACTCGATCCTGCAGATCGACCACATGAACAACCTGCGGGCGCAGGGCATGCCGCGCTACCAGGCGATCATCCAGGCCAACCGTGATCGCCTGCGCCCGATCCTGATGACCACGCTGGCGCTGGTCGGGGGCATGCTGCCGCTTGCGCTCGGCACCGGACCGGGGGCCGAGGAGCGCCGGACGATCGCCGTGGTCGTCATCGGCGGCCAGACGCTGTCACTGCTGCTCACGCTGCTGGTTACGCCCGTGGCCTACTCGGTATTCGAGGACCTCGCCGCCACCGAGGGATGGCATCGCCTGCGCATGAAGCTCAGCGGCCTCAAGCCGACGCCACGGACAGCAGCATAA
- a CDS encoding ATP-grasp domain-containing protein, with the protein MTVVCLASYFKGNEFLRQLRCRGCRVVLVIKEKLRDEEWARDSIDETLTVPNGSNADVFVEVVSEFARHNRVDRIVALEEYDVMHAAMIREHLRIPGMGTTTARLFRDKLAMRVKAFEAGIRVPDFVHVLNYDEIRRYMETVPAPWVLKPRSDVSAVGIQKLHDSELVWRAIDALDARPVVTERSTHYLLERFVPGDVFHVDSLVENGEVIFTGVNRYWRPPMEVAHKGGVFLTNTVRRGCEEERQLLEMNQSLLKTLGFVRGATHAEFIRSADGEFYFLEVAGRVGGAFISDSLEAATGVNVWREWANLEIGRGEAAYDLPAQRADYAGVVLALARQEWPDTSTYADSEVVLRPVKRHHAALVVASPDYDRVQYLLGEYARRFEEDFLAVLPPMERPPA; encoded by the coding sequence ATGACCGTCGTCTGTCTTGCCAGTTACTTCAAGGGCAACGAGTTCCTCCGCCAGCTCCGTTGCCGCGGGTGCCGCGTGGTGCTCGTGATCAAGGAGAAGTTGCGCGACGAGGAGTGGGCGCGCGACAGCATCGACGAGACGCTGACCGTTCCCAACGGGTCCAACGCCGACGTCTTCGTGGAAGTCGTCTCGGAGTTTGCCCGCCACAACCGCGTCGATCGCATCGTCGCCCTCGAGGAATACGACGTGATGCACGCGGCGATGATCCGCGAGCACCTGCGCATCCCGGGGATGGGCACGACGACGGCGCGGCTGTTCCGCGACAAGCTCGCCATGCGCGTCAAGGCGTTCGAGGCCGGCATCCGCGTGCCCGACTTCGTCCACGTGCTGAACTACGACGAGATTCGCCGCTACATGGAAACGGTGCCGGCACCATGGGTCCTCAAGCCACGGTCGGACGTCTCGGCGGTGGGCATCCAGAAGCTGCACGATTCCGAACTGGTCTGGCGGGCGATCGACGCGCTGGACGCCCGGCCCGTCGTCACCGAGCGGTCCACGCACTACCTGCTCGAGCGCTTCGTACCGGGTGACGTCTTCCACGTCGACTCGCTGGTGGAGAACGGCGAGGTGATCTTCACCGGTGTGAACCGCTACTGGCGGCCGCCCATGGAGGTCGCGCACAAGGGCGGCGTGTTCCTCACGAACACCGTCAGGCGCGGCTGCGAGGAAGAGCGGCAACTGCTCGAGATGAACCAGTCCCTGCTCAAGACATTGGGGTTCGTCCGCGGCGCCACGCACGCGGAGTTCATCCGCAGCGCCGACGGCGAGTTCTATTTCCTGGAGGTTGCCGGCCGGGTGGGAGGCGCCTTCATCTCCGATTCACTGGAGGCCGCGACCGGCGTGAATGTGTGGCGCGAGTGGGCCAATCTCGAGATCGGGCGCGGTGAGGCAGCGTACGACCTCCCGGCCCAGCGAGCCGACTACGCAGGCGTCGTGCTCGCCCTGGCGAGACAGGAGTGGCCGGACACCAGCACCTATGCCGATTCGGAGGTGGTGCTGCGCCCGGTCAAGCGTCACCATGCGGCGCTCGTAGTCGCTTCGCCCGACTATGACCGCGTGCAGTACCTGCTCGGAGAGTATGCGCGGCGGTTCGAGGAGGATTTCCTCGCCGTGCTGCCGCCGATGGAACGCCCGCCGGCGTAG
- a CDS encoding DUF5924 family protein, whose protein sequence is METLDEPQEQAASRWSPRALWSGLGVWFAQHETKLWWLHSLWALAFGIGVMWLGARNFAYLRIALIHVAFIWITSMALPFIIRGGALSKPWRSRAQLLINYLNKNFYQQLLFFILPVYWLSTTPGSRNVLFVVLLATAALLSTMDLVYDRHVAMRRVLTALFFSFSVFAGAAAALPILWQIETAYALWLAAVVAAVGATTLIISERRIDWQRTWFAGGLIVLGLFLMVEYGRPFIPPTPLRIQYADFGTQMEMRDGPRITRKIGATPGDPRGQVYVVTAIYAPRGLHDRVRHVWYQGAQRLTRSRWYDLDGGRKEGYRLWTSLSLSPDLAGKPLHVDVETESGQLIGRAWLGAPHS, encoded by the coding sequence GTGGAGACCCTCGACGAACCCCAGGAACAGGCCGCGTCGCGATGGTCACCGCGTGCGCTGTGGTCGGGCCTCGGCGTGTGGTTTGCGCAGCACGAAACCAAGCTCTGGTGGCTGCATAGCCTCTGGGCGCTCGCGTTCGGCATCGGCGTGATGTGGCTGGGGGCACGCAACTTCGCCTATCTGCGCATCGCCCTCATCCACGTCGCGTTCATCTGGATCACCAGCATGGCGCTGCCGTTCATCATCCGCGGCGGCGCGCTGTCGAAGCCGTGGCGCAGCCGTGCGCAGCTGCTGATCAATTACCTCAACAAGAATTTCTATCAGCAGCTGCTGTTCTTCATCCTCCCGGTGTACTGGCTCAGTACGACGCCAGGGAGCCGCAACGTCCTGTTTGTCGTGCTGCTGGCGACCGCGGCCCTGTTGTCGACGATGGACCTGGTCTACGACCGGCACGTCGCGATGCGGCGCGTGTTGACGGCGCTGTTCTTCTCGTTCTCTGTCTTCGCGGGCGCGGCGGCAGCGCTGCCGATCCTGTGGCAGATCGAGACGGCCTATGCTCTGTGGCTCGCGGCCGTCGTGGCAGCCGTCGGCGCCACGACGCTGATCATAAGCGAGCGCCGCATCGACTGGCAGCGCACATGGTTTGCGGGCGGCCTCATCGTCCTCGGCCTGTTCCTGATGGTGGAGTACGGACGGCCGTTCATTCCGCCGACTCCCCTGCGCATCCAGTACGCGGACTTCGGCACCCAGATGGAAATGCGGGACGGCCCGCGCATCACCAGGAAGATCGGCGCGACGCCCGGCGATCCGCGCGGCCAGGTGTACGTGGTGACGGCCATCTACGCGCCACGGGGCCTGCACGATCGGGTGCGCCATGTCTGGTATCAGGGCGCCCAGCGACTGACACGCTCGCGGTGGTACGACCTCGACGGGGGCCGCAAGGAGGGCTACCGGCTCTGGACGTCGTTGTCGCTCTCGCCAGACCTCGCCGGTAAGCCCTTGCACGTCGACGTCGAGACGGAGAGTGGTCAACTGATCGGCCGGGCCTGGCTCGGCGCGCCTCACTCATAA
- a CDS encoding ATP-binding cassette domain-containing protein encodes MNDDALRFEDVDVLYPRTADRSMRRLSKSLRPGNRRSRVQAAIAACDAGAERDEVARQHQVTVAVRHASLTVGRGEFVVVMGLSGSGKSTLLRTANRLTPVTRGHVWVPHEGTSIDVATCDPATLRQLRLTRIAMVFQQFALIPSRTVRQNVGLGLEFRGETLDTRNRVADEKLALVGLSDWADRHIGELSGGMQQRVGLARALATDADILLMDEPFSALDAVIRRKLQDELRALQAQVRKTILFVTHDIDEAVRLGDRIAVMQEGRIVQVGTPDEIRNAPASAYVADFLKQDR; translated from the coding sequence ATGAACGACGATGCGCTGCGCTTCGAGGACGTGGACGTGCTCTACCCGCGGACCGCGGACCGGTCGATGCGGCGACTCTCGAAGAGCCTCCGTCCCGGCAACCGCCGCTCGCGAGTTCAGGCCGCGATCGCCGCGTGCGATGCGGGCGCGGAGCGTGATGAGGTCGCCAGGCAGCACCAGGTGACCGTGGCCGTCCGTCACGCGAGTCTCACCGTCGGGCGTGGCGAGTTCGTCGTCGTCATGGGATTGTCCGGGTCGGGCAAGTCGACGCTGCTGCGGACCGCGAACCGCCTGACGCCGGTCACGCGTGGCCACGTCTGGGTGCCACACGAAGGTACGTCGATCGACGTTGCCACGTGCGATCCTGCGACCCTGCGCCAGCTGCGCCTGACGCGGATCGCGATGGTCTTCCAGCAGTTCGCGCTGATCCCGTCACGAACGGTGCGCCAGAACGTCGGGCTCGGGCTCGAGTTCCGCGGCGAAACACTCGACACACGCAACCGCGTCGCCGACGAGAAACTGGCCCTGGTGGGACTCTCGGACTGGGCCGATCGTCACATCGGCGAGTTGTCGGGCGGGATGCAGCAGCGCGTCGGCCTGGCGCGCGCGCTCGCCACCGATGCCGACATCCTGCTGATGGACGAGCCCTTCTCGGCGCTCGACGCGGTGATTCGGCGCAAACTGCAGGACGAGTTGCGCGCGCTGCAGGCGCAGGTGCGCAAGACCATCCTGTTTGTCACGCATGACATCGACGAGGCCGTCCGCCTTGGCGACCGCATCGCGGTCATGCAGGAGGGACGCATCGTGCAGGTCGGGACGCCCGACGAGATCCGGAACGCCCCGGCCTCGGCCTACGTCGCGGACTTCCTGAAGCAGGACCGCTGA
- a CDS encoding MFS transporter yields MLTSPSAPGGRGGQRAITLSVVVAALGYFVDIYDLLLFSIVRVPSLRSLGVQGDDLLHAGERLLNMQMTGMLLGGLLWGVLGDRKGRLSVLFGSIVMYSAANIANAWVQSVDTYAWLRFIAGIGLAGELGAGITLVSEIMPKETRGYGTTIVAATGILGAVVAALVGDYFDWRISYIVGGVMGFALLALRIGVYESGMFESVKQVGTSRGNVLQLFNTWERARKYVAVILIGVPIWYVIGILITFSPEIGRALGMTEAPTAGNAVMFAYLGLAGGDFGSGFLSQFLGSRRRVVLLFQALTVVFVAAYFFLAPFTITAFYALCVALGFGVGYWAVFVTVASEQFGTNIRATATTTVPNVVRGSVVLLTSSVAWLRPHVGVVNSAMIVGAVALTIGIMALWGIEETFGKDLDYVEE; encoded by the coding sequence ATGCTTACGTCCCCAAGCGCGCCGGGCGGGCGCGGCGGCCAACGCGCGATCACGCTGTCGGTTGTGGTTGCCGCACTCGGCTACTTCGTCGACATCTACGATCTGCTCCTCTTCAGCATCGTCCGCGTCCCGAGCTTGCGGAGCCTCGGAGTGCAGGGTGACGACCTGCTGCACGCGGGCGAACGCCTCCTGAACATGCAGATGACCGGCATGCTGCTCGGCGGCCTGCTGTGGGGCGTGCTCGGCGACCGCAAGGGCAGGCTGAGCGTGCTGTTCGGGTCGATCGTCATGTATTCGGCCGCCAACATCGCCAACGCGTGGGTACAGTCAGTGGATACCTACGCATGGCTGCGCTTCATCGCCGGCATCGGGCTGGCAGGCGAACTGGGTGCGGGCATCACGCTGGTCAGCGAGATCATGCCGAAGGAGACGCGCGGGTACGGCACGACGATCGTCGCGGCGACCGGCATCCTCGGCGCCGTCGTCGCGGCCCTCGTCGGCGACTACTTCGACTGGCGCATCTCCTACATCGTCGGCGGCGTCATGGGCTTTGCGCTGCTCGCGCTGCGGATCGGCGTCTACGAATCGGGAATGTTCGAGAGCGTGAAGCAGGTCGGCACGAGCCGTGGCAACGTGCTGCAGCTGTTCAACACCTGGGAGCGGGCCAGGAAGTACGTGGCCGTGATCCTCATCGGCGTGCCCATCTGGTACGTCATCGGCATCCTGATCACCTTCTCGCCGGAGATCGGCCGCGCGCTCGGCATGACCGAAGCGCCGACGGCGGGCAACGCGGTGATGTTTGCCTACCTCGGGCTGGCGGGCGGCGACTTCGGCAGTGGCTTCCTCAGCCAGTTCCTGGGCAGCCGGCGGCGGGTGGTGTTGCTGTTCCAGGCGCTGACGGTGGTCTTCGTCGCTGCCTATTTCTTCCTGGCCCCGTTCACGATCACGGCGTTCTACGCGCTTTGTGTCGCGCTCGGTTTCGGTGTCGGCTATTGGGCGGTGTTTGTGACCGTCGCGTCCGAACAGTTCGGCACCAACATCCGTGCGACGGCCACGACCACGGTCCCGAACGTGGTGCGCGGCTCGGTAGTTCTCCTCACGTCGTCGGTGGCCTGGTTGCGGCCACATGTCGGCGTCGTGAACAGCGCCATGATTGTCGGCGCCGTCGCGCTGACGATTGGCATCATGGCGCTGTGGGGCATCGAGGAGACGTTCGGGAAGGACCTCGACTATGTCGAGGAGTAG
- a CDS encoding ROK family protein — MRIGIDLGGTKIEALALGDDGQQLHRERVPTPRHDYEGTLAAIGDLVRRCEQATGATGTVGVGMPGAISPATGLVKNANSTWLNRQPFAEDLQRVLARPVRFANDANCLALSEATDGAAAGAEVVFGVILGTGVGGGLVVHGNVVIGANAVGGEWGHNMLPWPEGDEHPGPACYCGLSGCIETWLSGPAFAREYRVRTGLEVTASEVLASARAGDAEAEDAWRRYERRLARALASLINIVDPDVIVAGGGLSNVSRIYERVPALWEKWVFSDRVDTRFVPAKFGDSSGVRGAAWLWGTERA, encoded by the coding sequence ATGCGCATCGGCATCGATCTCGGCGGCACGAAAATCGAGGCGCTCGCCCTCGGAGACGACGGGCAACAACTGCACCGCGAGCGGGTACCAACGCCACGGCACGACTACGAGGGGACGCTGGCGGCGATCGGCGACCTGGTCCGGCGGTGTGAGCAGGCGACGGGCGCCACGGGGACGGTTGGCGTGGGGATGCCTGGAGCCATCTCACCGGCGACGGGCCTGGTCAAGAATGCCAACTCCACCTGGTTGAACCGGCAGCCCTTCGCCGAGGATCTGCAGCGCGTCCTGGCGCGCCCGGTGCGCTTTGCCAACGACGCGAATTGCCTGGCACTGTCGGAGGCGACCGATGGCGCGGCAGCAGGCGCGGAAGTCGTCTTCGGCGTCATTCTCGGCACCGGCGTCGGCGGTGGGCTGGTGGTGCACGGCAACGTGGTGATCGGCGCCAACGCCGTCGGCGGCGAGTGGGGGCACAACATGCTGCCGTGGCCCGAGGGCGACGAACACCCGGGACCGGCCTGCTATTGCGGCCTGTCGGGATGCATCGAGACCTGGCTCTCCGGCCCTGCGTTCGCGCGGGAGTACCGCGTGCGTACGGGCCTGGAGGTCACGGCATCGGAGGTGCTCGCGTCGGCCCGTGCTGGCGATGCGGAGGCAGAGGATGCCTGGCGGCGCTACGAGCGACGGCTGGCGCGCGCACTGGCAAGCCTGATCAACATCGTCGATCCCGACGTGATCGTCGCCGGCGGCGGCCTGTCCAACGTGTCGCGGATCTACGAGCGGGTGCCGGCATTGTGGGAGAAGTGGGTGTTCTCCGACCGCGTCGATACGCGGTTCGTGCCCGCGAAGTTCGGCGACTCGAGCGGCGTCCGCGGCGCGGCGTGGCTGTGGGGGACCGAACGCGCGTAG